A part of Cotesia glomerata isolate CgM1 linkage group LG4, MPM_Cglom_v2.3, whole genome shotgun sequence genomic DNA contains:
- the LOC123263473 gene encoding dynactin subunit 6 isoform X1 translates to MSTPSTMRRLNVKIAAGAVVCDESILKGDITIGPRTIVHPRASILAEDGPIVIGEGNIIEEMATIANRLPPDSDVECPVQTIGSFNVFETDSLCEALKVGDNNVLETKAKVCREVELTSGCVVGTSCSLIEPEIVPENTIIYGSECHRREMNDKPYPQVGQLEFLVRVLPNYHHLRKPNMKLVKIDPQN, encoded by the exons ATGTCAACGCCTTCAACAATGCGAAGGCTTAA tgtcAAAATAGCTGCTGGAGCAGTAGTCTGCGATGAAAGTATTCTAAAAGGTGACATAACTATCGGACCCAGGACTATAGTGCACCCTAGAGCCAGTATTCTCGCAGAAGACGGACCGATTGTCATCGGCGAAGGGAATATTATTGAAGAAATGGCTACAATTGCAAAcag ACTACCTCCAGACTCTGATGTTGAGTGTCCCGTGCAAACTATTGGCAGTTTTAATGTATTCGAGACGGATTCTCTCTGCGAGGCTCTTAAAGTCGGCGACAATAATGTCCTAGAAACAAAAG caaAAGTCTGTAGAGAAGTCGAGCTGACCAGTGGATGTGTTGTAGGAACGTCATGTTCATTAATTGAACCTGAAATAGTGCCTGaaaatactattatttatGGTTCGGAATGTCATAGGCGTGAAATGAATGATAAACCTTAC ccCCAAGTTGGTCAGCTGGAATTTCTAGTGAGGGTTTTACCAAATTATCATCATTTAAGGAAACCTAACATGAAATTAGTCAAAATAGATCcgcaaaattaa
- the LOC123263473 gene encoding dynactin subunit 6 isoform X2: MSVKIAAGAVVCDESILKGDITIGPRTIVHPRASILAEDGPIVIGEGNIIEEMATIANRLPPDSDVECPVQTIGSFNVFETDSLCEALKVGDNNVLETKAKVCREVELTSGCVVGTSCSLIEPEIVPENTIIYGSECHRREMNDKPYPQVGQLEFLVRVLPNYHHLRKPNMKLVKIDPQN, from the exons atgag tgtcAAAATAGCTGCTGGAGCAGTAGTCTGCGATGAAAGTATTCTAAAAGGTGACATAACTATCGGACCCAGGACTATAGTGCACCCTAGAGCCAGTATTCTCGCAGAAGACGGACCGATTGTCATCGGCGAAGGGAATATTATTGAAGAAATGGCTACAATTGCAAAcag ACTACCTCCAGACTCTGATGTTGAGTGTCCCGTGCAAACTATTGGCAGTTTTAATGTATTCGAGACGGATTCTCTCTGCGAGGCTCTTAAAGTCGGCGACAATAATGTCCTAGAAACAAAAG caaAAGTCTGTAGAGAAGTCGAGCTGACCAGTGGATGTGTTGTAGGAACGTCATGTTCATTAATTGAACCTGAAATAGTGCCTGaaaatactattatttatGGTTCGGAATGTCATAGGCGTGAAATGAATGATAAACCTTAC ccCCAAGTTGGTCAGCTGGAATTTCTAGTGAGGGTTTTACCAAATTATCATCATTTAAGGAAACCTAACATGAAATTAGTCAAAATAGATCcgcaaaattaa
- the LOC123263464 gene encoding leukocyte receptor cluster member 1 homolog → MNILPKKRWHVRTKENIARVRRDEAQAAEEEKARQARAQKAETEARLNLLRQQARSKYDGRPDEEEKVEKSEENEHVNFFKDLEEGKVDHHKPNAEREAEKKVEKEKYEKQIGYLTYLGQNTNESTGNKSWYEEVPHRLADLDDEVEVQGEKKVRYDPLVNMKKYLGSMGSDLKPSIESSGSKKRKLSTDGVDNDDDDDDDSRSLKKHKKTKKSKKHKREKEEERESNRAKLNIEKLRAQRLMRERAEKLRAEALLAKVRGDPEPVVKVKEEPKTPKVKQKYNSQFCPEIARQNLVNTPRR, encoded by the exons atgaatATTCTACCAAAGAAAAG atGGCACGTACGGACCAAAGAAAATATTGCCAGAGTTAGGAGAGATGAAGCTCAAGCAGCAGAAGAGGAAAAAGCGCGTCAAGCTCGTGCTCAAAAAGct gaaaCTGAAGcgagattaaatttattaagacaGCAAGCAAGGTCGAAATACGACGGCAGACCtgatgaagaagaaaaagttgaaaaatcaGAGGAAAATGAGCacgttaattttttcaaagactTGGAAGAAGGTAAAGTTGACCACCACAAGCCTAACGCTGAGCGCGAAGCTGAAAAAAAGGTCGAGAAAGAAAAGTACGAGAAGCAGATCGGGTATCTTACTTACTTGGGACAAAATACCAACGAGTCTACTGGCAACAAGAGTTGGTATGAAGAGGTACCTCACCGTTTAGCAGATCTGGATGATGAAGTCGAAGTTCAAGGGGAAAAGAAGGTCAGGTATGATCCTTTGGTCAACATGAAAAAATACCTTGGGTCCATGGGCTCTGATTTAAAACCTTCTATAGAGTCATCTGGTTCTAAAAAACGTAAATTGTCTACTGATGGtgttgataatgatgatgatgatgatgatgatagtcGGTCGTTGAAGAAGCATAAAAAGACGAAGAAATCAAAGAAGCATAAACGCGAAAAAGAGGAAGAAAGAGAAAGTAATAGAGCTAAGCtgaatattgaaaaactgCGAGCGCAAAGATTGATGAGGGAGAGAGCGGAAAAATTAAGAGCTGAAGCGCTACTGGCTAAGGTTAGAGGTGATCCTGAGCCGGTGGTTAAGGTCAAGGAGGAACCTAAGACTCCGAAGGTGaaacaaaaatacaattcgCAGTTTTGTCCTGAAATTGCTAGGCAAAATTTGGTTAATACTCCAAGACggtaa